Proteins found in one Nerophis ophidion isolate RoL-2023_Sa linkage group LG21, RoL_Noph_v1.0, whole genome shotgun sequence genomic segment:
- the rnf115a gene encoding E3 ubiquitin-protein ligase RNF115 isoform X2, with the protein MAEAAAVPPHRFFCHCCKGEVNPKLPEYVCPHCDSGFIEEVTEDSSLLEGGTNGLDDTTSEFAELWHLLLMERPFSADNDNPDSEPRLPGGRLSAFGDLGGFGGGPIRGSVPAGLGGSIVGSLGTGDHWGPARPPRHHSQRIYRSRVSTRPDRSPAVEGIVQQFLAGLFANSGVPGLPPLSWTGMLHSNPGDYAWGHGGLDAVITQLLGQLDNTGPPPAEKERISSLPFVNISQEQADCCMECPVCKEDFEAGEAVRQLPCNHFFHSDCIVPWLEMHDTCPVCRKSLNGEDSSSQPPSQPPSLSMDPRTQERWSF; encoded by the exons ATGGCGGAGGCTGCGGCGGTTCCCCCGCATCGCTTTTTCTGTCACTGTTGTAAGGGAGAGGTCAACCCCAAACTCCCG GAATATGTGTGCCCTCACTGTGACTCGGGCTTCATAGAAGAAGTGACAGAAGATTCCAG TCTCTTGGAGGGCGGAACCAACGGGCTCGACGACACAACCAGCGAGTTTGCAGAG CTCTGGCACCTGCTGCTGATGGAGCGACCTTTTTCAGCAGACAACGACAACCCCGACTCGGAGCCTCGGCTCCCCGGGGGGCGCTTGAGCGCCTTTGGCGACTTAGGAGGGTTTGGAGGCGGACCCATCCGAGGCTCGGTACCCGCCGGCCTGGGGGGATCCATAGTGGGCTCGCTGGGCACCGGGGACCACTGGGGGCCGGCGCGTCCCCCCCGCCACCACAGCCAGAGGATATACAGATCCAGAGTCAGCACTCGACCCGACCGCTCGCCTGCTGTGGAAGG GATTGTACAACAGTTCCTCGCCGGTCTCTTTGCCAACTCCGGGGTCCCTGGTTTGCCGCCCCTGTCATG GACAGGGATGCTGCATTCTAACCCTGGAGACTACGCCTGGGGACATGGAGGACTAGACGCTGTCATAACACAA ttactAGGTCAGCTGGACAACACCGGACCTCCTCCAGCGGAGAAAGAGAGGATCTCGTCCCTGCCTTTTGTCAATATTTCTCAGGAGCAAGCAG ACTGTTGTATGGAATGTCCTGTGTGCAAAGAGGACTTTGAGGCGGGTGAAGCGGTGCGCCAGCTGCCCTGCAACCACTTCTTCCACTCAGACTGTATAGTACCGTGGCTGGAGATG CACGACACGTGTCCCGTGTGTAGGAAGAGTTTAAACGGAGAAGACAGCAGCAGCCAGCCCCCGTCACAGCCCCCCTCCCTCTCCATGGACCCCCGCACACAGGAGAGATGGTCCTTCTGA
- the rnf115a gene encoding E3 ubiquitin-protein ligase RNF115 isoform X1 has translation MAEAAAVPPHRFFCHCCKGEVNPKLPEYVCPHCDSGFIEEVTEDSSSLLEGGTNGLDDTTSEFAELWHLLLMERPFSADNDNPDSEPRLPGGRLSAFGDLGGFGGGPIRGSVPAGLGGSIVGSLGTGDHWGPARPPRHHSQRIYRSRVSTRPDRSPAVEGIVQQFLAGLFANSGVPGLPPLSWTGMLHSNPGDYAWGHGGLDAVITQLLGQLDNTGPPPAEKERISSLPFVNISQEQADCCMECPVCKEDFEAGEAVRQLPCNHFFHSDCIVPWLEMHDTCPVCRKSLNGEDSSSQPPSQPPSLSMDPRTQERWSF, from the exons ATGGCGGAGGCTGCGGCGGTTCCCCCGCATCGCTTTTTCTGTCACTGTTGTAAGGGAGAGGTCAACCCCAAACTCCCG GAATATGTGTGCCCTCACTGTGACTCGGGCTTCATAGAAGAAGTGACAGAAGATTCCAG CAGTCTCTTGGAGGGCGGAACCAACGGGCTCGACGACACAACCAGCGAGTTTGCAGAG CTCTGGCACCTGCTGCTGATGGAGCGACCTTTTTCAGCAGACAACGACAACCCCGACTCGGAGCCTCGGCTCCCCGGGGGGCGCTTGAGCGCCTTTGGCGACTTAGGAGGGTTTGGAGGCGGACCCATCCGAGGCTCGGTACCCGCCGGCCTGGGGGGATCCATAGTGGGCTCGCTGGGCACCGGGGACCACTGGGGGCCGGCGCGTCCCCCCCGCCACCACAGCCAGAGGATATACAGATCCAGAGTCAGCACTCGACCCGACCGCTCGCCTGCTGTGGAAGG GATTGTACAACAGTTCCTCGCCGGTCTCTTTGCCAACTCCGGGGTCCCTGGTTTGCCGCCCCTGTCATG GACAGGGATGCTGCATTCTAACCCTGGAGACTACGCCTGGGGACATGGAGGACTAGACGCTGTCATAACACAA ttactAGGTCAGCTGGACAACACCGGACCTCCTCCAGCGGAGAAAGAGAGGATCTCGTCCCTGCCTTTTGTCAATATTTCTCAGGAGCAAGCAG ACTGTTGTATGGAATGTCCTGTGTGCAAAGAGGACTTTGAGGCGGGTGAAGCGGTGCGCCAGCTGCCCTGCAACCACTTCTTCCACTCAGACTGTATAGTACCGTGGCTGGAGATG CACGACACGTGTCCCGTGTGTAGGAAGAGTTTAAACGGAGAAGACAGCAGCAGCCAGCCCCCGTCACAGCCCCCCTCCCTCTCCATGGACCCCCGCACACAGGAGAGATGGTCCTTCTGA